The Ahaetulla prasina isolate Xishuangbanna chromosome 3, ASM2864084v1, whole genome shotgun sequence genome window below encodes:
- the FAM217A gene encoding LOW QUALITY PROTEIN: protein FAM217A (The sequence of the model RefSeq protein was modified relative to this genomic sequence to represent the inferred CDS: substituted 1 base at 1 genomic stop codon) translates to MQESYVYGLETDCSAEKKFHSPEGTPTSTFYKDHYKAAIEQLTTFNTSKNSRTTQLNSNSNKQGQFHSWSHLPYQGNTSVSRDFSKLDAELPSGSSDGLINVATTNPVVHSFTKKYHPVSYPETKKTALEINCRKDDGDSLKKTNEVTTSDSYLATDSSSDDIHSASKWKWKKRNVNAENKYLVEEKEVTESEKRNIALLKYFKNLNLNIQTGPFLDQEDALSLLENDKFPYPDFLPSPYNNLDLKKLSLSKSDSWKSSINPPLNDSLDKIVSRLVEMERLQHLTILREKKREAVSAVSAASNRSISTKELHQSKLPRPLDCLCCLFRPERDVIKCTCQQCHGHKNSATSIRSSSKSSXASCNNFLSASGF, encoded by the exons ATGCAG GAATCATATGTCTATGGTCTGGAAACTGACTGTTCTGCTGAAAAGAAATTTCATTCACCAGAAG GTACTCCTACAAGCACATTTTACAAG GACCACTATAAAGCTGCAATTGAACAGTTGACAACTTTTAACACGTCGAAAAATTCTAGGACAACACAG CTGAATTCCAATAGCAACAAACAAGGGCAATTCCATTCCTGGAGCCATCTACCTTATCAAGGCAATACTTCTGtcagcag AGACTTCAGTAAACTTGATGCAGAATTGCCATCTGGCTCCAGTGACGGTCTTATAAATGTGGCCACTACTAATCCAGTGGTACATTCTTTCACGAAGAAATATCACCCTGTTTCCTACCCAGAAACTAAGAAGACTGCATTAGAAATAAACTGCAGAAAAGATGACGGAGACTCTCTCAAAAAGACCAATGAAGTTACCACTTCAGATTCTTACCTTGCTACGGATAGTAGCAGTGATGACATACATTCAGCAagtaaatggaaatggaaaaaaagaaatgttaatgcAGAAAACAAGTATTTAGTAGAAGAAAAGGAAGTGACTGAGAGTGAGAAAAGAAATATAGCTTTGctgaaatatttcaaaaatcTAAATCTTAACATACAGACAGGCCCTTTCTTGGACCAGGAAGATGCTCTCTCTTTGCTTGAAAATGATAAGTTTCCATACCCTGATTTTCTTCCTTCACCCTATAAtaatttggatttaaaaaaattgtccttATCCAAATCTGACAGTTGGAAATCATCTATAAATCCACCACTTAATGACTCACTTGATAAAATTGTCTCGCGTCTTGTAGAAATGGAAAGGTTACAGCACTTAACTATcttaagagaaaagaagagagaggctGTTTCTGCAGTTTCGGCTGCTAGCAATCGTTCGATTTCTACAAAAGAGTTACACCAATCAAAACTGCCAAGGCCACTTGACTGCTTGTGTTGCCTGTTTAGGCCAGAAAGAGACGTTATAAAATGCACTTGTCAACAGTGTCATGGTCACAAAAATTCTGCAACCTCTATACGTTCATCCTCAAAGTCCTCGTAAGCATCATGTAATAACTTTTTAAGTGCATCAGGATTCTGA
- the PRPF4B gene encoding serine/threonine-protein kinase PRP4 homolog — MRHSPALSSGGGEEGVWEFKMAAPTLVELAMRGHGIEEADISERSANEENGDISEGDQPQIKHSRHKKKKHKHRGKHKKHKHSSEEDKDKKHKHRHKHKKHKRKEIADISDKEDGPAKRTKIDFLAPLEDLEKQRALLKAELENELMEGKVQSGMGLILQGYESGSEEEGEINDKARNGTRSANKSNVKGKLEIVDNKSSKKRSKSRSKERTRHKSDKKKSKSGVDGIKEKATRSKSKERKKSKSPSKRIKSQDQIGKSKSPTLKRRSQEKNRKSRSPPEDKTKAEDKIKSRDRKKSPVINENKIRDRSKRSKSPIEQRSKSKDRQSRSKDRKSRRSETEKEKKLIKSPSKDMSSGKENRSPSKRPGRSPKGRSLSPKPRDKLRRSRSPLLNDRRSKQSKSPSRNRSPGRRAKSRSADRKRRESERRRFSSPRTRTRDDILSRRERSKDASPPRWSPSRRRSRSPLRRRSRSPLRRSRSPRRRSRSPRRRDRGRRSRSRLRRRSRSRGGRRRRSRSKIEDKFKGSLSEGMKIEQESSSDENLEDFDVEEEDEEALIEQRRLQRQAIVQKYKYLTEDSNMSVPSEPSSPQSSTRSRSNSPEGILERVAADVKEYERENVDTFEASVKAKHNLMAVEQNNGSSQKKITAPDMFTESDDMFAAYFDSARLRAAGFGKDFKENPNLRDNWTDAEGYYRVNIGEVLDKRYNVYGYTGQGVFSNVVRARDMARANQEVAVKIIRNNELMQKTGLKELEFLKKLNDADPDDKFHCLRLFRHFYHKQHLCLVFEPLSMNLREVLKKYGKDVGLHIKAVRSYSQQLFLALKLLKRCNILHADIKPDNILVNESKTILKLCDFGSASHVADNDITPYLVSRFYRAPEIIIGKIYDYGIDMWSVGCTLYELYTGKILFAGKTNNHMLKLAMDLKGKMPNKMIRKGVFKDQHFDQNLNFMYIEVDKVTEREKVTVMSTINPTKDLLADLIGCQRLPEDQRKKVHQLKDLLDQILMLDPAKRISINQALQHAFIQEKI, encoded by the exons ATGCGCCACTCGCCGGCCCTCAGCAGTGGCGGCGGCGAAGAAGGAGTTTGGGAGTTCAAAATGGCTGCCCCGACGTTGGTGGAGTTGGCAATGCGGGGACACGG aattgaagaagctgatATATCTGAACGAAGTGCAAATGAAGAAAATGGAGATATTTCAGAAGGAGACCAACCACAAATTAAACATAGTCGacataaaaagaagaaacacaAACATCGAGGCAAACATAAGAAACACAAACATTCTTCAGAAGAAGATAAGGACAAAAAGCATAAACATAGGCACAAACATAAGAAACATAAACGAAAGGAGATTGCTGATATCTCTGATAAAGAAGATGGCCCAGCAAAAAGAACTAAAATTGACTTCTTAGCTCCTCTAGAAGATTTAGAGAAACAAAGAGCATTATTAAAAGCTGAACTTGAAAATGAGCTAATGGAAGGAAAGGTTCAATCTGGGATGGGATTAATATTACAAGGATATGAGTCAGGttcagaagaagaaggagaaatcaATGATAAGGCGAGAAATGGAACTAGATCTGCAAATAAATCAAATGTTAAGGGAAAGCTTGAGATTGTAGACAATAAAAGTTCAAAGAAACGCAGTAAGAGCAGATCAAAAGAACGGACTCGACACAAGTCtgataaaaagaaaagcaagtcaGGAGTTGATGGCATAAAAGAGAAAGCTACTAGAAGtaaatcaaaagaaagaaaaaaatctaaaagcCCATCTAAAAGAATAAAGTCTCAAGATCAAATAGGAAAGTCAAAATCTCCAACCCTTAAAAGGCGCTCTCAAGAAAAAAATAGGAAGTCACGGTCtcctcctgaagataaaactaaaGCAGAAGATAAGATCAAATCAAGAGATCGTAAAAAATCTCCGGttattaatgaaaataaaattagagaTCGTAGCAAAAGATCCAAATCTCCAATAGAACAAAGAAGCAAATCCAAAGATAGACAATCAAGATCGAAAGATCGAAAATCCAGGAGATCTgagactgaaaaagaaaagaagctcatCAAATCACCTTCAAAAGATATGTCATCAGGTAAAGAAAACAGGTCTCCTAGTAAAAGACCTGGTCGTAGTCCTAAAGGAAGAAGTTTATCCCCAAAACCACGAGATAAACTAAGACGCAGCAGATCACCCCTGCTTAATGATCGCAGATCTAAACAGAGTAAATCACCATCTCGAAATCGGTCTCCTGGTAGGAGAGCAAAGAGCAGATCAGCAgatagaaaaagaagagaatcGGAAAGGAGACGTTTTTCTTCTCCCAG AACACGAACTAGAGATGACATCCTCTCAAGAAGGGAGCGATCAAAAGATGCCAGTCCACCTAGATGGTCTCCTTCAAGAAGAAGATCCAGGTCTCCACTTCGACGAAGATCTCGCTCTCCACTTCGACGTAGCCGGTCTCCAAGAAGGAGAAGTAGATCTCCTCGGAGGAG AGACAGGGGTAGACGTAGTAGATCTCGTTTGAGAAGGCGATCCAGATCACGAGGTGGCCGTAGACGACGGAGCAGGAGCAAAATAGAAGATAAATTTAAGGGAAGCCTTTCGGAAGGAATGAAGATTGAGCAAGAATCTTCATCTGATGAAAA CCTTGAAGACTTCGATGTTGAAGAAGAAGATGAGGAAGCTCTAATAGAGCAAAGAAGATTACAGAGGCAAGCAATTGTGCAG aaaTACAAGTACTTAACAGAGGATAGTAACATGTCAGTGCCATCTGAACCAAGCAGCCCTCAAAGCAGTACTCGCAGTcgttccaactcaccagaaggcaTTCTTGAACGGGTAGCAGCTGATGTTAAAGAGTATGAGCGAGAAAATGTGGATACTTTTGAAGCCTCAGTGAAGGCAAAACACAACCTCATGGCAGTTGAACAAAATAATG gTTCATCTCAGAAGAAAATCACAGCTCCTGATATGTTTACAGAATCAGATGATATGTTTGCTGCATATTTTGAT AGTGCACGTCTTAGAGCCGCTGGCTTTGGAAAAGActtcaaagaaaatccaaatCTCAGGGATAATTGGACTGATGCTGAAGGATATTACC GTGTTAACATAGGTGAAGTGCTAGATAAACGTTACAATGTGTACGGTTACACTGGCCAAGGAGTTTTCAGTAATGTGGTTAGAGCCAGAGATATGGCGAGAGCAAACCAAGAAGTGGCTGTGAAGATCATTAGAAACAATGAACTTAT GCAAAAAACTGGTTTAAAAGAACTGGAATTCTTGAAGAAGCTCAATGATGCAGACCCTGATGACAAATTTCATTGTCTACGTTTGTTTCGACATTTTTACCATAAGCAGCACCTTTGTCTAGTATTTGAACCTCTGAG TATGAATTTACGAGAAGTTCTAAAGAAATATGGAAAAGATGTTGGTCTCCATATAAAGGCTGTGCGATCCTATAGTCAGCAGTTATTCCTGGCCTTGAAACTTCTGAAAAGATGCAACATTTTACATGCTGATATCAAACCAGATAACATTTTG GTGAATGAATCAAAAACCATTTTAAAACTTTGTGACTTTGGATCAGCTTCACATGTTGCTGACAATGATATCACACCGTATCTTGTTAGTCGATTTTACCGTGCTCCTGAAATTA TTATAGGCAAAATCTATGACTACGGTATAGATATGTGGTCTGTAGGCTGTACATTGTATGAACTTTACACTGGGAAAATATTATTTGCTGGGAAAACCAATAATCATATGTTGAAACTTGCTATGGACCTCAAAGGAAAGATGCCAAACAAG ATGATCCGAAAAGGAGTGTTCAAAGATCAGCACTTCGATCAAAACCTCAACTTTATGTACATAGAGGTAGATAAAGTAACAGAAAGG GAAAAAGTGACTGTGATGAGCACCATTAATCCAACAAAGGACCTGCTTGCAGATTTAATTGGGTGCCAACGCCTCCCCGAAGATCAGCGCAAAAAGGTTCACCAGTTGAAGGACTTGTTGGACCAGATCCTCATGTTAGACCCAGCTAAACGGATTAGTATCAACCAGGCCCTACAGCATGCCTTCATCCAGGAGAAAATTTAA